The Ptiloglossa arizonensis isolate GNS036 chromosome 2, iyPtiAriz1_principal, whole genome shotgun sequence sequence CTCTGCTTGTAGCTTCTTCAGTTTCTAATTGCCATGCCGCGCAAGCTGCTCTAGCTTGATTAATTCGTTCATCCCATGTTGCTAATTGAGCGCGGCTTGATGTTAATTCTTCTCTAAGCCTTTGTACCTACGGTCAAGTCATTAGATATAGATTAATTTTTTTGTCGTTTTATTCGCGAACAATGATGTTCGATTAAAAACTGGGGGTGTATCTAACCTCAGATAAAGATCCTGTATTACTCGGACTAATGGAAAATGCATTTACCAATGGAGATGCTGGGAGAGGTTGTGTACGAGATGGAGACATTCCTTGATTCGTAAAATCAAATAAGCTACTATTAAAGCCGCTAAGTTTAGAAGCTGAACTGCTAAGTTGTGAAATATGATTGCTAAATGGATCTGATACTTGATTCATAAATGGCATTGTCTGAAAtcatttgaaaaacaaaaataaaatattaaaataacagaACATTCTTCAACAGTAAATTTAATATCAAGTATCTTTAATTTACCGATTCCATTGAGTCTTGATGAGAAAATCTGGATCCAGTAAGAAAACCAGTTGAATGTAGTTGCTGAAGTGGACTGGATGTAGATGGTGAAAAATTAGAAAGAACAGAACGTTCAGCCATTCCAGGAATATTAACTGGAGCTGAACTTCCCAATAATCCAGAACTTGCTAGGCCTGCTGATATTGAATTGCTAATTGGTGAATTAGTGTCCCTATGAATTGATTCTACTAAATTTAAAGGATCATCTAGATGTAACTCATCTAATGCATTTCCTAGAAGTACAAAAAACATAATTAACGACATGTAATAACCCTTTTTTTACGTTCTTCTTCCTGTATAGCTTACCTACTACAGATTCCACAGTATCATTTGGATAAAATGAACTTGAAAGTGGTGAAACTGTAGTCGCTAATGAATGACTACCCAAGGTTCCATTTAAACTATAAGTAATGTATAGACTTTGCTTTTGTTGAGCTTTTTCAGCTTTTGTTAATAAAGGATCACTATCTATACCAACTATTTGTTTTCGTATTTCACcctatttaatatttacatcAGTTATTATTAAACAGTTAACAAATGTATTGgtcaattttaaaattataataataaaacttaCAACTTGAAGGAGAGAACTGGGATTGTAAAGTATGCTTGTTAACTTCTGTTGATTGGAAGTATTTACAGTGGTATTGGAATTAGAGTTATGAAGTTGAGCACCAGGAGCTTTACTGTGTGAACTATTGCTACCAATGCTGCTAGTACTTGCTGATTCTGATACTTCACCACTTCCATTCTATGATTGAAGTATTTGATAGCatcatttaattaaatattcttcattAAGATTCACAATTAAAAAACTTACACTGCTATCACTAAGTGGTTTATCCTTCTCATGGGTGCGCTTATCAGGTGGAAGCGCATTGCTGAGAATGTCTGCCAAATTGGTGCCACAATCTATTGGTACTGCCATGTCCCTCGCCAGGCTCATTTCTTCTGTTGGCAACACTGCTCCATCAGCACACCATACCAACGTCCCAATATATCAATTTTGAGAAGCAATTTTGAATACTAAATTTATCATTTACAAAACGCCTACATTTATCAAATGGAATTCTCAAAGATAAACAAATACTATAATGCTCTTACATAGAAGCGACAACAAGCACTCTTGTAAGTTAGTAAACCAAAATTTGCATTATTTAAAGTCATTGCAATTAACTGCATATTAAGCGATTAAATATTGCAATCAAAATCAAAACAAATGAGAAAAGAATCCTGGAACTTACTAAGGTAATAATAAGTGTTTTACGTACGATTTATGAGGGTACACTCACGGTCAACATGTGCAAAAGCACAGAAGACTCCGCGCGGACAGTAACCAGCTTGTTGTACATCGTTGCACTTTGTAGATTTGTATATTTCAGGATGGAACTGCTGTTCTGTACGTGTGTGACAATATGTGCAAGCATCTCCCTGTTCGCAATTGCCTGGTTCACCCCACTCTTCTCCATGTTTCACATTAGGGCAAGGTGTTGATCTAaagcaaataaaattattagttGAAGAAAAACTCTTTCTTTAGAGAAAAGGATTGCTAATAACTACATACCGATACTTGTATTTACGTGGACTACGCCTTTTATCTTTACTATTATGATACTGTGGACAAGCATAACCTTGACGACAAAGTCGTGGTGGACGTTTGCACGGTTCGGTTTTATAATTACTGAGTACATAATTTGTATCCTGCCACTTTGGATCTTCATTCATTAAGTTCCGTTCCTTATCAAGTATGTTTGGTCCACTCGATGATGAATTGGGATCAGAATCAGGGTTTTCCAGTGCCTGTATCTCTTTAATGTCATAGACAGGTGGTCGAAGATCATGATTGCCATGTGCAAAGGCACAATGAGGTCCATTCTTAACACAGAATCCACGTGTGTCTGTATCATGGACACACATGCAAGTTTTGTAGTAACGTAGGTGGTAACGCCTTTCTGTATCTCCAGCAGTGCGATGAAGAAATGGACACCTGTTTAGTAAGACATTTCATATAAACTATTGTAAATATATCAACAAATTATATAGACTTAAAAATAAAGTATAAGAAGTTAAGAAAAAGAGGCAAATcataacaaaataatattttgaactgaaaattaaatataaatcctTCTATTTATTTGTAAATCAAGGACAGAACATTCTGTAGTCTGACTTCAAccagaatataaaattttatatattttataataaattattaattacaataaaaatgaattaaattgtgtcattatttataattatattaacaatttattcatttattcaattatttcatctaattaattttttttttaattcaagggCTTCTAAAAGTTTCAATAAACTGTCTTCTTTTATAAAAAAGTCAGTTTATTATTACGCGCGTATTCATGGTCTTATGTCGAATATTATTTCAATGAATGTTAATTTAGAAATCTGAGATTGGGGTCCAATAAAAGTGACTACTGATTTATGAAAACgtctattatttaaaaaaaagaataaaagtttatgatctttattaaaagaaacaaatatgacCTTGTATCAATAGTTTTACTTTTTGCGCAATAATTACATCATAATAGTATCAACGTTCTTTTAAACGGTGCAGCAATAAGGATACCACATATAATTCTTTGTTGCCATCATGCCACGTAAGAGAAAATCAATATCAGTAGGCTCCTTTGTTTGGGAACTCGAGACGCTGGATATTTTGGAGGGAAAATCAATCGCAAGTATTTTCATTAATGTATTATAATGGTCTTGTCAGCTATTTAATGGCAAATTCTATTCAGTCATTGTCGAATTTctatacaaattaaattatatttgttcgCAATATGAAAATTAATGTGCATATTaaaaaacgttattcgtaataaaagTTGAATAACGAACAAGTATAACACCTAAACAAACATTCAAcaaaaaaacagaagaaattggttattaataaacgataaattaaatattaattttaattagtaCCTAATTAGTGTTCATCCCAAAGCATCACTTATCGTAACAaattatacgtataaatatacaaatcagTTATCAATTAAGAAATTACATTTAACAAACACAATGTTAATTTACGTCTAACATGCTTTTTAAGTATTAGACAAACCTGCGAGAGACTCAAAGCGAAACAAGTCGAtcttaaataaacaaaaaccGCTTGCAGTGTTTATAATATTCTataatttccatttattttcatatttctataaaaagatgtttttagttttttattttcgaatatctCCTAGTGCAGTAAAAATTTTTTCATTCATCAATCTCGTAAGTAATATTGCAGTTAAACGCAGAAGCAATTCATAAACATTCTTAGTATTATTTGCGAAGATTTTTTAAATGAGCTTCTATATTAACGGTTAACGGTTTTCAAAGAGTCACAAATAAACtggttacaattttttttcaataatagaTAGTATGTTTAATGCGTTTACTGATAATTTCTGTAATTCCATTCGTTCCTCTCGAGCAACTTTTTATCGACATGCATTTTTGCATTTtttgtcgatttatttttccattattattatacacGAGCTAAAACTAATTATAGATGTGTACTATTCACGATACAGGTTTCacgtaaattttatttctacgaaaaaaatttatataaaatttattctttgtaatatagataatgaaaaaaaagtaTGTATATACGCATTTTTAAGAACGATTACTTAAGTAAATTATACACTGTAGCTTTAATGTCgatgaattaataataaaataaataaaaaacggtGACCTAAATTCTGTATCATATCCTGTATAGATATCTGTAACCAAATAAATCCGAGTCAATAACCTCGACATAAGTGCATTCATCGCGTTTTAGTTTTTGCTCAATGTTGCATCGCGAAAAgaagaatatataaaaaaaaaaagatacaactAAGTTCGATGTAGGACAACTTTCAATGCGTAAAGTAatcaaatatatatgtatgagtgtgcgcgcgcgcgcatgtacgtacgtacatacgtatgtatgtatgtatatatgactAACGAAAATTTTGCGGGGAATTTACTTTGTACATGGCTTAAAGATGGCTACAGGAGAAATTGCAGTTATGTTGGAATTCATAGAGAAATTTGTACCTAGCTAGGTTGAGGTTATCTATAATGGATGACAACAGGTTAGCCCCGACGGTAGCTATATTCTATCATGAGCAATGGCGGTTACGAACATGTAAGCATACATTCACAAGAAGGTGAACATGATTTATTCCCTAATGTACTCCCTAATTTCATTCTTCAGTTTCGATTCAATCGAATTAATCCCGAAAATATTATATGCCAATAAATTTGGGAAAATTGTAATTCGATAAATTGTTGGTAGAAACATCGAACTTGTTCGTTAATGTGacattttgattttatttttttccttaggcgCATAGAATTTAGGTCAATTTCGCCTTAAGAAAATGGGCGCATTTTATGCTAAAATATCTCAATGCTGATTAAaccaatatttattaacaaatgaagatatgtaatatatataatgaATGAATGTATAAATGGAAATAGATTTATTAGAAACAAAATCTATACAAAGATCACAAATATAAGAGGAAGATCGCtaacaaaaaaataaagaaaaaaatagcaaGTCTGTGTGAgacacgaaaagaaaaaaatcgtggGGATGTCATCTTGTGCAGCCGAGTTTAATCCTGAATAGTGGCTATGAGTAAGCGAAAGCTTACGAATTATGTAATACCTGGAACGGTATTTCATAAGGGGTGATTGAAACGTTCTGAATGTTTACACGCCGTAATTGAATTGTTATTTGTGCTATTTATAAAAATGCAGCCTGCGTTAATTTTGCAATCATTCATACAATTTGTTAAGGGTATTTGTTAACACGGAATACATATAAGCATATGTATTACGTGTATTAATTTTTGATCGGTTTGGAGCGTGACGTCACTCTTTCATCAAGCAGGTAAAGCGTTTCATGAAAATATATCGATAAATGTAAAGATCCGAGTAAAACGTATATAAATATGTGAAACTGTTATGGCTACGTTTACTACTTCCATGCTGCCTTTTCGTTGTATACAAACCCGACATGCGTGTATAACAATGTTTCGGTACTCGAGATCTCATACATATATACGCGTGCGCGTGTGTGCCTCGAAAGTTACGTCGAAATTGGCCTCTTCTTCGTTACATAGGTTATTCTCGACGAAACGTTACGTCGTTACGCGTTACCACGCAGatgcatattacatattacagcaCACGCGTGTCAACGACACAAAGAAACGCGACAACGAATCGTTGCTTTCCCTCAACATACATcgattttcaacgatatgtCGAGAAGCAGTTTCATTTAGTACTAGAAAATTCGTTTACGTACAATTCCTAAGCACGAAAATATTACGTTTATACCTTACAAGCAGAGAAACGTCTAATTGcgcttacgtatacgtatatatgcatTGAATGGCCGAAAGCAAAAAATTAAGTAACTGATGTGTGATTTCACCGGACTCGTGCAAGTCTTAAAgtaaaaaacgatgaaatttaaGAAGAAAAGATAGGGCAAAACAAAGGGAGAGCTTAATATTATTGGTTAGTGACAGCTACATGACAAATGGATGCATTTTGTACAGGATATCACATATTGCGCATACTCTTCTGACGGAAAGATTCGTTGTGAGGAGAAATCACTTGTAAGGTTTACGACAGATAAACTTACTCGTCTCCATCTGAACATATGCCGGTGGTCTCGTCGTACTTGGTGCAATAACTATCGGCGCTATAGTTGAAGGTGCGGTCCCTCTTTCTCACCGGTCTACGCCTCCGCTGGTTCATAAAGTGCCAGTTGAAGCACGTGAAGGGTCGGTGCTGTGTGCATTTGCGCTGTATAAAGAGGGGACATTGTTCGACGCGAAATTCCTTCAAGTATCTGGAATGCGAATCCACAGAGCTACACATTATTTCGTGGCGGTTTTTGACGCGCGCGTCGATGCCGCGCTGCTCGCGGCCCTCcctctctttttccgttttctctctccctttttttagtatttatttatttacgtatgCATATATGcacgtattattaattttttttgtttgcaCTCCACTTTGAATCACGCACTTTTTGGCTTCCAATTTTTTATTCTCACTTTTCTCACGTAGTACGCGACCGGCCCGGCGGGCGCTTACTTACGTGTAATGATTCGCCTTTTCCGCCTGAGCTGTCAACAAAGGTTTAGAGTCGGACTTCATCTTGGGGGCAACACAACCGAgcaacgcgcgcgcacacacacgaaCGTACGGGCGAACAGCACTCTCTCTCGTCtttctcgtcgtcctcgtcgccgtcgtcgttgcCGTCGCGTAGCTGTCTTTTGCCCCTTTACCCCGCTAAACCTCTACCACCTATCGGGCACGGAATGCGAGACGCAGGGCGCGCACGGCGCAATACACATTACATGCGCCTCGCTATCCAATCCTCGTGCTCTCTCACGGTCACGTGACTGCTCCTTTTTCAAGGTCATTGATGTTTTGATCGCccgcacgtaaacactcgtacAAATGCCGGTATTTTAACACAAAAAAATCGATGAGTATTCACTTTATCGATCGTGGCATTTTTTTTTATGTCCAAAACGTGACTGTAATTTTTATCCTTCTATTGGGAATAAAAAAGGGAACGCACGTCGAAAATGCAACGATCGATTCCACGCGCTCGACTTCGATCGAGAGTTCCGATTCTGTGCTACGTTCTCGCTGAATCTGATTTGGCAACGTGTAACTACGCCTTTTGCAAACACCGACAACTGCCTCTAATCTTTTTTGGATATTTTTTATCCATCAATATCATtgattatacgtatactttattcATACCATATTGTTCTTAAACTAGTTTGCATGCCAAttgttttctacaatttttacaatttgatATATTGTAATGCATTTCTTGCATAAATTCTTAACTGTAATTCAGTAAATTCTTCGTTATCATGTATGCGATGCTTATTCCGTCATAAGAATACATATCGTATCGACgtacaatttctttaaaaaaaaaaacgggcgTATATAGTTCAATGAAAAGTTCATACAGTATAAGGGATCACAATTTATAGGtgaatgttttttttaaattcatatcACGTTGGAAAACAATCAAATCGTATGTGGTTTCATTTTCTTCATTATAAGCGCACGTTGATGATTACGCAGTTAAATGGAACAATATGACTTTGTACAGTCTCACTTTCACTTTGATGCCGTGCTAACTTCAAACTACATTATTTCTTTGGTCACTGATCCTACGCGTTTCACACTTAGTTTTCTTAACACAATCTTACTTGAATATCACTGGCACGTTTACTTGTCGCTAACGTAAGTTTCGTTATCGCAAAGATTGCGTGTGTGAATGATTTCTTATCGCTTTTTTACAGCGATTTTGATACATATTTAGATACCTGTGTTGAGTACGGTCAGCTTTATCAGTTTTTCCTCGATGACGACGATTGTCTAAACTTGTCGAACCACGTTTCGTGATTTGTAAACCGCGATATGCAACGTTTAACACTAACTTGTCGCGCACAAGCGAATATGCTTTCTGTACCCCCTCTTTCTTGAATAAAACGCATTAAAATCTGCACTCTATCgttaacaaaattttgttttaatttagaTGAACATTTTACAGAACATTATTCCTTATTAACTTATCGATAGAATAATGCTTAACGTTTCTTATTACACTTCAAAAAATCACTATAAGATTTACAATTTCCGCTCAAAAGATACGTATGTAAATCAATATACATACACATGTTGAGATATGCCATTTCTGAAAGCATGCGCAATTGTGCGTTTGTTGCGAATCAGAGCATCGAGTTGTAACCAATCAGAATGAAAGTACGCCCAAATTTATCCACAAAGCTCGATGAGTGATTCATAACAATTTGTTATAcgcaataatattataaatgattTTTCATTCATACAAAACATAATGCTAAAGAATATATGAtactaattttaattacttttcatAAATGTTTATTCATAGGATTGTAAAAATACGGAATTCTTTTTttgcaaattgaaaattaaaaacagaTCGATTCAATAACttaaaattattcattaattttttgttttctattcttttttatttatgtattatactTGGTATGATACTGTGTTAATACAGTAAAATAGTTTTAATTGCATAATTTAAACGTTTATTTAAGAGGATATAGGTGAAAATGTACACATTCTTTTATCACACTTATGTTTAATGTATACAAAAAcgtaaagaaatataataataggAAAAAACATACATATGATTAAAAATGTGCAGTAGAAGATGAAGGCATTTTAATTACATTAcgacaataatataaataattatttacgacAAAAAGGAATCgtcataaaaaatattttgtaataaattgtaaagGAGTACAgctaatattttacattacgcAAATACGCTTGGTGTACACAATCATAGTTTTATACAGTTTTACATTGTAATAGCAGttattaaaatcaaaatttaaggAGACAGTAGTATTATGATCATAAGTAGTAGACATTTGGTGCTATAATTCATTTACATGCAGCTtagatttttatataaatttataactagTTATGATTTCAAGTTTGTTCTTGGTTCCAATAGTATTGCaaatgttttatatatttttgtttataacTTATTTAactttgtacaattattttcttgactacagaatatttaaataaagtcTTGTAGTACAGTAACATACCTAGACACAAACTAAATGCGAACCATTTATCAGACTGATAAAAATATAATGCCTTTGTattatatgaaaataatacaCATTTGGTTTGTACGTACGCATGTTTGATTAATGCTACATTCATGATACAATTTTTCTCTACAACTTTTATATCTATTATAATATGTACTACTGATTTTATTCCATTTATGCATTATGTTTTTCTGTAAGAAGTAATAACATTAGAATATTctactttaatttttcatttcaaaatcTTAATCCTTTGAAACATGCATATTACAATTCCTAAAATATATTTCAGCTTTTGTTTATATTGGCATTGAAAAAGTTGCATATTATGATGTTTGTTTTATGGAAACCAatcacaattttttttcaaaattgtgttTCAAGGAATTAATAAGTGCAGGCATTAtgcttttaaattttaatacatcaTAGTAAAAAACATGTTTTTTCCTCCACAGATATTAATTGTGATTATTAAAAAGAATCAGTATAATAAAATAGCATTTGAAGGAAAGTTCTTTCAATGACACTCAATTAAGTTTGAATTACAACAGAAGAAATATTACGCCCATCtctctttttattaaaataggTTTCTTACTTTTATATATTGCATTATTCTGTTTGCCATCAGACACACTTAGGTTCGTACTAATATTGAGCACTCCTGGATGGATATTATGCAATTAACTGTATAGTTATTGAAAACTATAACAGTATTTTCATTGGATGTTTTCCATTGGATGGACTTGTGCATTATATTAGTAAATTCGGAGGCAATTCCAAAATGTGCCTTTCCTTTAAAAATGGAGCGCTTAGATTCTTAACTACTACTTAGTTCAGTTTGACGGCAAACAAATACTGGTCAAAAGGGAcaattgtataattattatcaCTTAACAATGGTTCCTATGGTTTATGACATCTAGATTAAAATatctattaaatattttcatcagAGTTCGGTAAGTAGTTTTCAAGATTCTGATTAATTGCATTctgtaaaatgtattttttaatacagaCAACATCTTAGATGTATTTGAGTCAGAAGAATTATACTATTTTAAAAgtgtatattttctttattcaatAGTATTCAACCGAGATCTTTTTAGCGCCATAACACaaatagaaacaattttttgtaaCATACAATGCAACTGTTATTAATACATTTTACACTGTGCAATTTCAAATTCGTATGGATATATTGCTACATGTTTCAATGAATATATCCAAATTTTAAGATATAGTATTTACTTTTTgcattattcaaatttatattttcatagtaTAATCTAACATTCTCAATACAGTAGAAGACATTGTATTTTGTGTGGTACACccttaattaaaattcaattcaatATCCAACTACTCAACATTGAAATATGTAGTATAATCCCTTTATGTATGTACACATTAATAGTACTTctattaaaattaacaaaaatcgtagttgaaaaacattaaaaaaattgtttagtcattaaaatatttatctaaGATAAACTGATTATTGTAAATGTGgtaaattaacaattttgaaatttgaatataaGTCAAACAATTTTAACTATTAATTATTCAGAATTTGTTGAATATTGTTTGTACACATTAAagaataatgtaaattattcacaagtgattttaaggaatgactGTCAACTTATTTGTATACTGGCAGCTTGATATTTTATGAACAGTTCTGAATGAAATAATGCTATGACTCTATCTCAGATGAATTATGTAAATATTGAAAGAGAGCAAACTTtgatgtatttatttaaatggCCTTTAGCGTAAACAACAAGAAAATGTATTTGAGGTATCGTTACATTAACAAgtttatttatacaattaacTATCTATATACAATATATCAATACGaatgttgtataatttttttgaaTATAGATTCAAAGAGACTTTTTAATGGTGTTAGCCATTTGTACActaaatttctaattatttgACTCTGTTTATAATCTGTATACGTAAAAGTTATGAATCTGTAATGACATCCCAGACTTTGTAGATGAGCATTCTATACTTATCATTATATCAACCACGAGAGTTCACTTAATGTCCAGAAAAACTTAATAGTTTTAATAATAGCCactgattaattaaattaatcgagGACTAATTTAAGGATGGATTCGTAAGATGTACAATCAGGCATTAAACACATCTTGTTACAATGTAACAATGTCtcattttaatgaaaatgaaaatgatagtaatgtatttttaaaaatacataataatatgTAAGTTAATCTAAACTTTgctaaacattttatttcaatgtttaGTATCATGTATATGTATAGTTCATTGTTTTGCTTGCATCTGATCTTCATATATGAATCGATGATATACGATAATTTCAATAATGTGCTTTGACAGGCACATGTTTATATTCTTTATGAAATCTTCATACATTCCTATACATTTTGTGATGTATTATAATATCATATTTACCACTATCGTAAGACATtatcagaattgaaaaattaagaaatgtttTGTTATTCATTGCTATTCAACATGATTTTGTTAAAGACACATTCAAACGGCATACAAATACAATTGAACTGAATATATTGTATTACGATGTTTTGCATTCggagtttttgtttttttctttgacTAAAATGGATTttagaaatttgaatttaaaattcctTTAATGAGAGAAATATTACTTAAATTATTCCATATGAATAAaagtcgaataaataaatgcaaatttataaaattatatggaCAAAAAAATCACATCTAGCCCTACTGATTTTTAacctatatttatttatttctattcgcACctattatatgtacatacatatcatATATATCACATatgagtatatatatatatacacataagcATATACATGTCATATACTGTTCacatatattcatatatatttatatatattcatatatgttcatatatgtatatatgtatatatctgtATACATACAGGGTGATCCTGAAACGGTCGAATATCTCACGAGAAATTAAAGGCATAAAAAAGTGTTCTGGTAAAGTTGTTTGATATAAAAAAGAGAACTTATTAAGTagtataaatttttctataggtATAGTGCTAGAAGAGACATTGAAGTtaagttaatttttataatgagattctatatttttgtattcgtaATACAACAGCGTTTGCTGAGACGAATACAATAACCTGCTATACCATATCATTCTACGCAGTAAAATGACAAATGAAATCTCTAGGAATCAGATTAATACAGGTTGCTGGCTGAACTCTACGTGGTTGTATCGGTTAACCGTATCATATGACGTCAATTTGATTTACGTTTATCTGACTACTGTGGATTTCATTTATGTAATTTTATTGCATATAATGCTGCAGTAAACCACTATACCtgcaagaaaattatttataccatcTAATGTTCCTCTTTAcactaaacaatttttaaaagaacattttttttgtaatttcaatTTCTCGTGAAATACTCcactattttcaattaaatgGATCaccttgatatatatatatatatatatatatatatatatatatatatatatatatatatatttacctgATGTAAAAATGAACTAAATTTAAACAGTTGTTCCATATGTACTGAACATCACTCTGGTGGTATCTGTATCCAGAGTAACGTCTTCTGGAGATGCTAAATCGACTTTTATAGATCCAgaattatttcttcttcttgtcATACCACCACCCCAATTCGATAAAGTCCAATGGTAAGTTTCACCTTCTTTCTCAGTAGTGGCGGTTTCTTGTGTTTCATTGTCTTTGTCCAAGCCAGTCTCAATAGAAACTGAAGAATGCGAAGCTACTGAATCAAAGCTAGAATCAGCTGCTCCTCTATAACGACTAACATACTCGGTAGACATTTCACCAGGTGATTCTTCAATTGCCCTTAGTATGTTTTGACAAAGTTCTGAGTCAAGTGGAATCGGATTCTCGGAGTCACGATTGTGAATAGTGACAGCTATATGAGCTGGGTGCGGAATAGGAAGTGGAATAAGCAACTTTTCTGCGCTGTAAGGACGAATTTGTCGTTTCCATGGTTGCCGCCATCGTGTCTCTGTTGGAACATT is a genomic window containing:
- the Unk gene encoding RING finger protein unk isoform X7 — translated: MKSDSKPLLTAQAEKANHYTYLKEFRVEQCPLFIQRKCTQHRPFTCFNWHFMNQRRRRPVRKRDRTFNYSADSYCTKYDETTGICSDGDECPFLHRTAGDTERRYHLRYYKTCMCVHDTDTRGFCVKNGPHCAFAHGNHDLRPPVYDIKEIQALENPDSDPNSSSSGPNILDKERNLMNEDPKWQDTNYVLSNYKTEPCKRPPRLCRQGYACPQYHNSKDKRRSPRKYKYRSTPCPNVKHGEEWGEPGNCEQGDACTYCHTRTEQQFHPEIYKSTKCNDVQQAGYCPRGVFCAFAHVDRECTLINLLPTEEMSLARDMAVPIDCGTNLADILSNALPPDKRTHEKDKPLSDSSNGSGEVSESASTSSIGSNSSHSKAPGAQLHNSNSNTTVNTSNQQKLTSILYNPSSLLQVGEIRKQIVGIDSDPLLTKAEKAQQKQSLYITYSLNGTLGSHSLATTVSPLSSSFYPNDTVESVVGNALDELHLDDPLNLVESIHRDTNSPISNSISAGLASSGLLGSSAPVNIPGMAERSVLSNFSPSTSSPLQQLHSTGFLTGSRFSHQDSMESTMPFMNQVSDPFSNHISQLSSSASKLSGFNSSLFDFTNQGMSPSRTQPLPASPLVQRLREELTSSRAQLATWDERINQARAACAAWQLETEEATSRARIAEQQRDEALLKVKALTAENEASSGGPYLHTLRRTNELRSLSIAALKSIQSQLRSDLEQVEKVLYRETATKCMVCEEQNRTVTLSPCNHYVVCSTCAPNQRECPYCQTPVVSTS
- the Unk gene encoding RING finger protein unk isoform X4, producing MKSDSKPLLTAQAEKANHYTYLKEFRVEQCPLFIQRKCTQHRPFTCFNWHFMNQRRRRPVRKRDRTFNYSADSYCTKYDETTGICSDGDECPFLHRTAGDTERRYHLRYYKTCMCVHDTDTRGFCVKNGPHCAFAHGNHDLRPPVYDIKEIQALENPDSDPNSSSSGPNILDKERNLMNEDPKWQDTNYVLSNYKTEPCKRPPRLCRQGYACPQYHNSKDKRRSPRKYKYRSTPCPNVKHGEEWGEPGNCEQGDACTYCHTRTEQQFHPEIYKSTKCNDVQQAGYCPRGVFCAFAHVDLLPTEEMSLARDMAVPIDCGTNLADILSNALPPDKRTHEKDKPLSDSSNGSGEVSESASTSSIGSNSSHSKAPGAQLHNSNSNTTVNTSNQQKLTSILYNPSSLLQVGEIRKQIVGIDSDPLLTKAEKAQQKQSLYITYSLNGTLGSHSLATTVSPLSSSFYPNDTVESVVGNALDELHLDDPLNLVESIHRDTNSPISNSISAGLASSGLLGSSAPVNIPGMAERSVLSNFSPSTSSPLQQLHSTGFLTGSRFSHQDSMESTMPFMNQVSDPFSNHISQLSSSASKLSGFNSSLFDFTNQGMSPSRTQPLPASPLVNAFSISPSNTGSLSEVQRLREELTSSRAQLATWDERINQARAACAAWQLETEEATSRARIAEQQRDEALLKVKALTAENEASSGGPYLHTLRRTNELRSLSIAALKSIQSQLRSDLEQVEKVLYRETATKCMVCEEQNRTVTLSPCNHYVVCSTCAPNQRECPYCQTPVVSTS